GATGATCGGAATGGTCTTTGCCTTATACGTAAGCAGACATAAAAGGAACCTTTCTTTTGATATTGATTCGTTCAGGTTATGGATTAAACAGCTGGGGTACGATGATGTATTCAAAAGTGCGCCGTTTAATGAACTGCTAACCATAATGAAGAAGGATAAAAAAACGATCGGTAAGGAAGTGCGTTTTGTTCTCCTTTCTGAAGTTGGAAACCCTGAACTTGTGCCTGTTTCAGGAGAAGAGCTCGAGGAAACGTTTCTTCTTTTAGGATAACGGTCCGTTGGGTGCTCATTAACAGTCACCTGAATTTATATAAGAAAGGAAGATTTAATGATACGCGGGATTAGAGGAGCAACGACTGTAGAAAATGATTCAGAGCAGGAAGTGATACTTTCTACAGAAAAACTTCTGTTAGAGATGATTGATCAAAATCATATAAACCCTGACCAGACAGCCTCTGTATTTATTTCAGTAACACCCGACCTCGTTTCGGCTTTTCCTGCAAAAGCGCTAAGAAAAATTCATGGATGGGATTACGTTCCCGTTATGTGTATGCAGGAAATTCCGGTTGAGGGATCTTTGCCAAGGTGTATCCGGGTAATGCTGCATGTGAACACTGAAGTGAAGCAGTCGGATATCATTCATATCTATCAGAGGGATGCAGTAACCCTTCGCCCTGATTTAGTTAACAATTCTAAACTTTGAAGTCGAAAGGCAGGAAATACGGTGGATATTAAACAGCAGGTCAGAAAACTTTCACCTTACAAACCAGGTAAAACATCAGATGAAGTGAAAAGAGAATTCGGTTTGACTGAAATTATTAAGCTTGCATCAAATGAGAATCCTTTTGGATGCTCGGAAAAAGTGACAGAAGGAATCCGTTCCGGGGAATTTAATTTTGCCCTTTATCCAGATGGTGCAGGCTCTATTCTGAGAAATGCGCTCGTTGACCACTACGGTCTTCAGCCTGAGCAGTTTATTCTTGGAAACGGATCAGATGAAGTCATTCAGATTATTTCAAGAGCCTTGCTTGAACCGGGTAAAAATACAGTTATGCCGACGCCATCCTTCCCTCAGTATAAGCACAATGCAGTAGTTGAGGGAGCGGAAGTAAGAGAGATTCCGCTTGTAAACGGCGCACATGATCTCGATGCTATGGCTGAAGCAGTAGACAGTCAGACTGCGGTCGTTTGGGTATGCAGTCCGAATAATCCGACAGGGGTTCTTGTGGAGTCCGCGAAACTCAAAGCTTTTTTAGACAAAATTCCTGAAAAAGTACTCGTTGTCCTTGATGAAGCTTATCATGAGTACGTTACTGATGAAGATTATTATAACGGCATTCAATTAACGGCTGAATATCCGAACCTGATCGTGACAAGAACTTTTTCAAAAGCATATGGGCTTGCCGGCTTCCGCGTCGGGTATGGAATTTCAAATCCTTCCATCATACAGGCGCTTGAACCGGTGCGTGAACCTTTTAATACCAGTACCCTTGCGCAGTTTGCTGCTGCAAAAGCACTTTCAGATCAGGATTTTATTGAGAAATGCAAGCTTGAAAATACGAGAGGACTCCGCCAGTTTGAAGATTTTTGCCGTGAGTCCGGATTAAGCTACTATCCGTCACAGGGGAACTTTATTCTGATTGATTTTAAGCGTGATGCCGATGAACTATTCAACATTCTGCTGCAAAATGGATTAATCGTGAGAAGCGGAAATGCTTTAGGCTTCCCTACAAGCCTTCGTATCACAGTCGGTTCAGAGGAACAGAATAGCAAAATTATTTCCGTTTTGACTGAGACCATTAATTCTTAAAGGTTGTGAAAGTATGAAAGGAAATGTATTAATCGTTGGCCTCGGACTCATAGGCGGATCACTTGCACTTTCGATTCTTAAGGAACATCCGGATGTAAAGGTCTTCGGATACGATACCCGTGAGAAAGAAATGAAGCTCGCTAAGGCGATGAACGTGATCACTGAAGAAGCGTATAACCTGCAGGAAGAAGCTGAAAAGGCAGACCTTATTATGATTTGCACGCCGGTTGACCAGACCGTCCGGATTATGGGAATGCTTTCTGAGTGGAACCTGAAAAAAGATGTGATTGTAACAGATGTGGGAAGTACGAAAGCATTGATCATGGAAAACAGCCACATTTTATCAGATAAGGGAATTACATTTATCGGGGGACATCCGATGGCCGGCTCGCATAAGAGTGGTGTTTCTGCAGCCAAAACATTTCTTTTTGAAAATGCTTTTTATCTGCTTACTCCTTCAAAAGGAGCAAACGGCAGCGTCAATAAACTTAAAGAGTGGCTTCGTGGCACAGGGGCAAAGTTTCTTGTTGTTGAGCCTGAAGAGCACGATTATATAACCGGAATCGTCAGTCACTTTCCGCATATTATTGCCTCTTCGCTTGTCCATCAAGTGAAAAAACATTATGAAAAACAGCCGCTCATTTCCAGAATGGCAGCGGGTGGATTCAGGGATTTATCAAGAATTGCCTCATCTAACCCGACGATGTGGACTGATATTACCATTCATAATATTGACATACTCCGTATGCTGCTGAATGGCTGGAAAGAAGAAATGGATGACGTTCTGGATCTGCTTGAAAAAGCCGAACCTGCCTCAATCTTTTCCTACTTTGAAGAGGCGAAGGAATTTCGTGATAATATGCCAATTCTTCAAAAAGGCGCAATTCCTTCGTTTTATGATCTCTTCATTGACGTGCCGGATTACCCCGGTGTCATCTCGGAAATAACCGGACTGCTGGCTTCGGAACATATAAGTATTGTTAATCTACGGATCATGGAGACACGGGAAGACATTTACGGCGTCATGTCGATCAGCTTTCAAACGGAGGAAGATCGAAAGCGTGGAGCCGAATGTATTACTGCACATACAAATTATGATGTGTTTACCGTATAAAGGAGTGCCGCTATGAAATCATTGCATTTTACAAATTCAGTGTTAAACGGAGAAATTCAGGTTCCGGGTGACAAGTCCATTTCACACCGTTCCATCATGTTCGGTGCCATTGCTGAAGGAACGACAACTGTAACAGGATTCCTTAAAGGGGATGACTGTCTGAGCACGATTGACTGCTTCCGCAAGATGGGGGTGCAGATTGAGGAAAACGATGACAAAATAATTATTCATGGAACAGGGTTCGATGGACTAAAGGAACCTTCAGAGGTACTTGATACAGGAAATTCCGGAACGACCACCCGGCTTCTGCTCGGGATCCTTGCCGGCAGACCGTTTCATTCTGTCATCCAGGGGGATGAATCCATTGCCAAAAGGCCAATGAGAAGGGTCACTGATCCATTGCGCAAAATGGGTGCGTCCATAGATGGCAGAGAAGACGGCGAGTACACACCACTATCCGTCAGGGGCGGAGACCTGCAGCCGTTTGATTTTACGTTACCTGTTGCGAGCGCGCAGCTGAAGTCTGCCCTGATATTTGCAGGATTGCAGTCAGAATATGAAACAAGAATCACTGAACCCGAAAAGACAAGGGATCATACTGAACGCATGATCCGGCTGTTTGGCGGTGACGTTAAAAGAGAGGATGATACAATTATCATCTCCGGTGGACAATCCTTTAAGGGAAGAAACATGCACGTACCTGGTGACATATCATCAGCCGCATTCTTCCTCGTTGCAGGAGCCATAACACCAGGCAGCAAACTTGTATTGAAAAATGTAGGCTTAAACGAAACGCGTACGGGAATTATTGATGTGTTAAACCAGATGGGAGCTGACATCCAGCTGAGCGAAGTAACAGAGGATGCAGAGCCGGCCGGGACTGTAACAGTTAACTATTCATCTCTTAAAGGCACGGAAATCAGTGGAGCACTCATTCCAAGACTTATTGATGAGATCCCAATCATCGCATTAATGGCTACGCAGGCATCAGGTACTACCATCATCAAAGATGCTGAAGAGTTGAAAGTCAAAGAATCAAACAGAATTGACGCAGTCGTAGAAGAACTATCGAAACTTGGAGCGGATATCAAAGCGACTGATGATGGAATGATCATTAATGGTCCTGTAAAACTCCAGGGTGGAGAGGCTGACTCGCGTGGAGACCACCGGATCGGGATGATGCTGGCTGTTGCGTCTTTATTGACAGAAAACCCTGTTTCAATTAAAGATATAGATTGTATCAGCGTGTCCTACCCGTCATTTTTTGACGATCTGGAATCCGTCATAAAAAAATAATTGTTTAAAATGCTTTTTGACATCGTTTATATGAACTGTTGAATTTGAACATTCAGCAGTAAGTCAAAAGAGCGGTCCATACCGCTCTTTTTTTACTTGTAAATGATTTGAAAACGAATAAAGGTTTTTTGATCATAAATGGAGAATATAAAAGAACAGGGTTTTTAGTTGAATAACTGATAAAGTTCTCTTATTCTTTTTACAGATTGAATAGAAAGAGGGATAAAGTTGAGTGCACTAGACCGGTTAATCCGAAATCTTGAACAGGGTCACCTAGAAACAGCGATGGAGGATTTCAGTCAGCTGAAAAACGCAGGGACAGATGATGAAAAATTCGATGCTGCAGAGGAGCTTTTTGCTCTTGGTTTTCTCGATGAATCCAGACAGTTGTATGAACAGTTAATGGATGCTTATCCTGATGAAAAAGAACTGGTCATTCTGCTTGCTGAAGTATATACGGAAATGGATCAGACAGAAGAATCACTTGTTTTACTCGAGAGAATTACAGCTGACAATGAATTTTTCCCACGTGCGATGCTGCTGTCAGCAGATATTTATCAGATGCAGGGACTCTATGAAGTCAGTGAGCAGAAGCTTTTGCAAGCGGAAAAACAATTACCGGACGAACCCGTAATCCAGTTTGCGCTTGGAGAGTTATATAACGAACAGGGGCGTTTTTTAGAAGCCATCAGACACTATAAACAAATCAACCATCCTGAGATGGCTGGTGTCAATATTAACCGGAGACTCGGTGAATGTTACAGTGCAGGCGGTTCGTTTGAAGACGCGCTGCCTTATTATGAATCAGCGCTTGAAGACGAGCGGGATGTACAGACGTTGTTTGAATACGCATTTACTGCGTACCAGGCGTCTCATTACCAGACAGCAAGTTCTGTGTTCGAAGAGTTACTTGAAATGGATCCGGAATATCACGCAGCCTACCTTCTTTTAGCCCGCGCATATGAGCAAGATGAAGAGCTCGAAAAAGCACTTGATGCGGCTGAATCAGGTGTCAAATCCGATCCTTTTCACAAGGAATTATTTTTAACGGCAGGGAAACTTTCATTAAAACTTGGACTCGAACAAAAAGCTGAGGAATTCATACGTCAGGCGATCGCGCTTGACCCTGATTACCTTGAGGCAGCACTCGTTTTGAACCGGATCCTCATTCATCAGGAGAGAGCAGAAGAAGTATTGGAAGTGATCGAAATTGTAAGGAGCTCGGGTGAAGATGATCCGCAATTTAACTGGGATGCTGCTAAAGCTTACGAATGGCAGGAACAATATGATCAAGCACTTGAGGAATATAAAAAGGCGTACGTGGTATATAATGATCATACCGACTTCCTGTCTGATTACGGCTCTTTCCTCCTTGAGGAAGGAAGAAGAGAGGAAGCACGCGTTATTTTCGAAAAGCTGATTGAAAATGATCCGTCTAACGAGGAATGGCAAATGACGTTGGACAGTCTGAATCAATTTTAAGTGCAGAGGAGGGAATATCATGGCTGCATCTGTTTCAATAAATGAGAAAAAGGATTTTATCCGCTGGTTTCTTGCCCATTATCAGCTTAAGAAACGTGAATCCGTTTGGATCCTGAACTATCTGATGAGCCACGATCAGCTGATGGAAAACCTGCATTTTGTTGAAGAGGCTCAGTATTGCCCAAGGGGTATTGTCATGTCAACGAACTGTACCGATGATGTTCCATTCCGTTTCTATAAAGGAAACGTCATGACAACCGATGCTGAGAAGTCATTTCACGATATCCGCCTTCACAGGGAAGATGATATCTACATTCAGCTTAATTTTCAATCGTCCCTTTCGACACATCAGTATGCAGCAGTACTCGAAGAGAATCCTTTTATGCCTAAGTATGTGAAGATCACAGACAAGGACAGAATTCTGGCAGAGCAGTTTTTAAAAGAGAGCCTGTCGACCTTTAAAAAGGAGCATCTGATGAAAGAAATTGACCGTGCGCTTGATGAGCAGGATTATGACCGATTTCAGGAACTGACTTCAGAACTGAAAAGAAGTTTTTAATATTTTTCTCTGCATGAGCAGTTCTGCAGCTGTTATAAAAAGGACAGCTGCAGGACTTTTTTTATGGCGAAAATGCCATTCATACATAATCTGCAGAATGAACGAACTAATGTTACACTTGGAAGGATAAAAAGAGACTGGAGTGAGGAAGCTTTATGATTTGGAGCGGTAAAGAAATTGCTTTGTATTTTCAGGAGAAAAAATATATAGATACGGTAACGGTGCCACTCTTACCAGTCAGCTTTGGTGACGCATCCAGGCAGGAGGCAGAACAGGGTGAATTTATTCCATTGCTGACGTCTTTATTAGAGAGGCAGTTTAAAGGAAGGATGCTATTACTTCCTCCATTCACCTATTTTTCAACAGAATCTGATGAACAGAAAAATCAAAGACTTCACAATTGGATTGATCAGTTTAAAAAAGAGGAATTTAAAAATATTATTTTTGTCACAGCCGACTCCTACTGGAGAGCACATGAACAGGATTTCGATGCGGATATCATCTGGATGCCGTCCATCCCGATGGAGCATAT
The nucleotide sequence above comes from Jeotgalibacillus aurantiacus. Encoded proteins:
- the aroH gene encoding chorismate mutase encodes the protein MIRGIRGATTVENDSEQEVILSTEKLLLEMIDQNHINPDQTASVFISVTPDLVSAFPAKALRKIHGWDYVPVMCMQEIPVEGSLPRCIRVMLHVNTEVKQSDIIHIYQRDAVTLRPDLVNNSKL
- the hisC gene encoding histidinol-phosphate transaminase, whose amino-acid sequence is MDIKQQVRKLSPYKPGKTSDEVKREFGLTEIIKLASNENPFGCSEKVTEGIRSGEFNFALYPDGAGSILRNALVDHYGLQPEQFILGNGSDEVIQIISRALLEPGKNTVMPTPSFPQYKHNAVVEGAEVREIPLVNGAHDLDAMAEAVDSQTAVVWVCSPNNPTGVLVESAKLKAFLDKIPEKVLVVLDEAYHEYVTDEDYYNGIQLTAEYPNLIVTRTFSKAYGLAGFRVGYGISNPSIIQALEPVREPFNTSTLAQFAAAKALSDQDFIEKCKLENTRGLRQFEDFCRESGLSYYPSQGNFILIDFKRDADELFNILLQNGLIVRSGNALGFPTSLRITVGSEEQNSKIISVLTETINS
- a CDS encoding prephenate dehydrogenase, translating into MKGNVLIVGLGLIGGSLALSILKEHPDVKVFGYDTREKEMKLAKAMNVITEEAYNLQEEAEKADLIMICTPVDQTVRIMGMLSEWNLKKDVIVTDVGSTKALIMENSHILSDKGITFIGGHPMAGSHKSGVSAAKTFLFENAFYLLTPSKGANGSVNKLKEWLRGTGAKFLVVEPEEHDYITGIVSHFPHIIASSLVHQVKKHYEKQPLISRMAAGGFRDLSRIASSNPTMWTDITIHNIDILRMLLNGWKEEMDDVLDLLEKAEPASIFSYFEEAKEFRDNMPILQKGAIPSFYDLFIDVPDYPGVISEITGLLASEHISIVNLRIMETREDIYGVMSISFQTEEDRKRGAECITAHTNYDVFTV
- the aroA gene encoding 3-phosphoshikimate 1-carboxyvinyltransferase; translation: MKSLHFTNSVLNGEIQVPGDKSISHRSIMFGAIAEGTTTVTGFLKGDDCLSTIDCFRKMGVQIEENDDKIIIHGTGFDGLKEPSEVLDTGNSGTTTRLLLGILAGRPFHSVIQGDESIAKRPMRRVTDPLRKMGASIDGREDGEYTPLSVRGGDLQPFDFTLPVASAQLKSALIFAGLQSEYETRITEPEKTRDHTERMIRLFGGDVKREDDTIIISGGQSFKGRNMHVPGDISSAAFFLVAGAITPGSKLVLKNVGLNETRTGIIDVLNQMGADIQLSEVTEDAEPAGTVTVNYSSLKGTEISGALIPRLIDEIPIIALMATQASGTTIIKDAEELKVKESNRIDAVVEELSKLGADIKATDDGMIINGPVKLQGGEADSRGDHRIGMMLAVASLLTENPVSIKDIDCISVSYPSFFDDLESVIKK
- a CDS encoding tetratricopeptide repeat protein — encoded protein: MSALDRLIRNLEQGHLETAMEDFSQLKNAGTDDEKFDAAEELFALGFLDESRQLYEQLMDAYPDEKELVILLAEVYTEMDQTEESLVLLERITADNEFFPRAMLLSADIYQMQGLYEVSEQKLLQAEKQLPDEPVIQFALGELYNEQGRFLEAIRHYKQINHPEMAGVNINRRLGECYSAGGSFEDALPYYESALEDERDVQTLFEYAFTAYQASHYQTASSVFEELLEMDPEYHAAYLLLARAYEQDEELEKALDAAESGVKSDPFHKELFLTAGKLSLKLGLEQKAEEFIRQAIALDPDYLEAALVLNRILIHQERAEEVLEVIEIVRSSGEDDPQFNWDAAKAYEWQEQYDQALEEYKKAYVVYNDHTDFLSDYGSFLLEEGRREEARVIFEKLIENDPSNEEWQMTLDSLNQF
- a CDS encoding ReoY family proteolytic degradation factor, whose protein sequence is MAASVSINEKKDFIRWFLAHYQLKKRESVWILNYLMSHDQLMENLHFVEEAQYCPRGIVMSTNCTDDVPFRFYKGNVMTTDAEKSFHDIRLHREDDIYIQLNFQSSLSTHQYAAVLEENPFMPKYVKITDKDRILAEQFLKESLSTFKKEHLMKEIDRALDEQDYDRFQELTSELKRSF
- a CDS encoding YpiF family protein, whose product is MIWSGKEIALYFQEKKYIDTVTVPLLPVSFGDASRQEAEQGEFIPLLTSLLERQFKGRMLLLPPFTYFSTESDEQKNQRLHNWIDQFKKEEFKNIIFVTADSYWRAHEQDFDADIIWMPSIPMEHMDAKYKQNIVEDQVSQLVKIIVRKWQAN